In one window of Lewinella sp. 4G2 DNA:
- a CDS encoding SAM-dependent methyltransferase yields the protein MANGKLYLLPSPLGEGALHTLPAATLATILPVREFVLETGKVGRAFLKAAGLPLPECNYYELNKRTRPEDLQEMIQPALDGRDVCLLSDAGAPGVADPGAQLVLLAHQRSVRVVPLVGPSAILLSIMAAGLNGQAFTFHGYLSPKRGQLAKDLQRLERESRKHRATQLWIEAPYRNQATVEVALATLQPNTLFSVACDLTLESEYIFTGRVKDWKAEIGAELQKRPAMFLLLG from the coding sequence ATGGCTAACGGAAAACTATACCTCCTCCCCTCACCACTCGGTGAAGGGGCCCTGCACACGCTGCCCGCCGCCACGCTGGCGACCATTCTGCCGGTGCGCGAATTCGTCCTGGAAACCGGAAAGGTGGGCAGAGCCTTCCTGAAAGCCGCCGGCCTCCCCCTCCCGGAATGCAATTACTACGAACTGAATAAACGTACCCGGCCGGAGGACCTGCAGGAAATGATCCAACCCGCCCTCGACGGCCGGGATGTCTGCCTACTTAGCGACGCCGGCGCCCCGGGCGTGGCCGACCCCGGCGCCCAACTCGTCCTGCTGGCCCACCAACGGAGCGTACGGGTGGTACCGCTGGTCGGACCAAGTGCCATCCTGCTGAGCATCATGGCGGCGGGGCTGAACGGGCAGGCCTTTACCTTTCACGGTTACCTCAGCCCCAAGCGGGGGCAATTGGCCAAGGACCTACAACGCCTGGAACGGGAAAGCCGGAAGCACCGGGCCACCCAACTCTGGATCGAAGCGCCCTACCGGAATCAGGCTACCGTTGAGGTGGCTCTGGCGACCCTCCAACCCAACACCCTCTTCTCCGTGGCCTGCGACCTGACGCTCGAGTCCGAATACATCTTCACCGGCCGCGTGAAGGACTGGAAGGCGGAGATCGGCGCTGAACTACAGAAACGACCGGCAATGTTCCTTCTATTGGGCTAA
- a CDS encoding sensor histidine kinase has protein sequence MFRKIPLLQVLLQALAWAAVWFLVFFVLTGAFDNPWRYIKRIWPALVGIFIVVTVNGTILLPKLYFRSRTAYLLVGLVLVIGLSILLHWAYPLLSGFNGRSAGQLRGGGGAAALRYLLPLGLAFFGSALFAVTKVANEQQRRVLEVNGERLATEMKLLKSQINPHFLFNSLNNIYTLTLLQDERGPESLLRLSNMLRYMLYEAEGDTVPLSRELDYLRNYVNLMKLKDSAGLNVRLELDASQPNLPVAPLLFITFVENAFKHGRIEDVAEGYIDIKLNTDAGGKVDFTVTNNLPQQDGPKDDVGGIGLDNLRKRLALLYPDRHTLRVTNDGTTFTAHLQLQTR, from the coding sequence ATGTTTCGCAAAATTCCCCTCCTGCAAGTATTGCTGCAAGCCCTGGCCTGGGCGGCCGTATGGTTCCTGGTGTTCTTTGTTCTGACGGGAGCTTTCGACAATCCGTGGCGGTACATCAAGCGGATCTGGCCGGCGCTGGTGGGGATATTTATTGTGGTGACGGTGAATGGTACGATTTTACTGCCCAAGCTCTACTTCCGGAGCCGGACAGCCTATCTGTTAGTGGGCTTGGTATTGGTGATCGGCTTATCCATCTTACTGCACTGGGCTTATCCTTTGCTGAGTGGCTTCAACGGGCGGAGTGCCGGACAGCTACGGGGTGGCGGGGGAGCGGCGGCACTGCGTTACCTTTTGCCGCTAGGATTGGCCTTTTTCGGCTCCGCCCTCTTTGCAGTGACAAAGGTGGCCAACGAGCAGCAGCGCCGGGTGCTGGAAGTGAACGGGGAGCGATTGGCGACGGAGATGAAACTGTTGAAGTCGCAGATCAACCCCCACTTCCTGTTTAATAGCCTCAATAATATCTATACCCTCACTTTGCTGCAGGATGAGCGCGGGCCGGAGAGCCTGCTGCGCCTGTCTAATATGCTACGCTATATGCTTTACGAAGCCGAGGGCGATACGGTGCCGCTTTCGCGGGAGTTGGATTACCTGCGCAATTACGTCAACCTGATGAAGTTGAAGGACAGTGCCGGGCTTAACGTGCGGCTGGAGCTGGATGCGAGCCAACCTAATTTACCGGTGGCGCCGCTGCTCTTCATCACCTTCGTGGAGAATGCCTTCAAACACGGACGGATCGAGGACGTGGCGGAGGGATACATTGATATTAAATTAAATACGGATGCTGGTGGCAAGGTGGATTTTACCGTCACCAATAACCTTCCCCAACAAGATGGGCCGAAGGATGACGTTGGTGGTATTGGCCTCGATAACCTCCGCAAGCGGCTGGCCCTGCTCTATCCCGATCGGCATACGCTGCGGGTGACTAACGATGGAACCACCTTCACCGCCCACTTACAACTCCAAACCCGATGA
- a CDS encoding LytTR family DNA-binding domain-containing protein, translated as MNTLNCLVVDDEELARRLVINYCERVPYLNVVGEAANPLIASQLLREHDVDILFLDIQMPEMKGTDLLRTLRHPPAVILTTAYSEYALESYELDVTDYLLKPFSFERFLKAVGKVSESRPGPVSPIYSAPAAAPEKSYQLVKSEHKLFRIAHADILYVESAREYVIYHTATGKTMALGSLKALEESLPANFMRIHKSYIVAKDKVEMLEGNQVKVGAKMLPVGGSYREVVKGTLFEK; from the coding sequence ATGAATACCCTCAACTGCCTGGTCGTGGACGACGAGGAACTGGCCCGCCGGCTCGTCATCAATTACTGTGAACGGGTGCCCTACCTCAACGTCGTCGGGGAAGCCGCTAACCCACTCATTGCGTCCCAACTTTTGCGGGAACATGACGTGGACATCCTTTTTCTGGATATCCAGATGCCGGAGATGAAAGGCACCGATCTCCTGCGGACCCTTCGCCACCCGCCCGCCGTCATTCTTACGACGGCCTATTCCGAATACGCACTCGAATCTTACGAGTTGGACGTGACGGATTACCTGCTGAAACCCTTTTCTTTCGAGCGTTTCCTCAAAGCGGTAGGGAAGGTGTCGGAGTCGCGGCCCGGCCCTGTCTCCCCCATTTACTCCGCACCCGCGGCAGCGCCCGAAAAATCGTACCAACTCGTCAAATCCGAACACAAACTATTTCGGATCGCGCACGCGGATATCCTGTACGTGGAATCCGCCCGCGAATACGTGATTTACCACACTGCGACGGGGAAAACAATGGCACTCGGCTCCCTCAAAGCGCTGGAGGAGAGCCTGCCTGCTAATTTTATGCGTATCCACAAAAGCTACATTGTAGCGAAGGATAAGGTGGAGATGCTGGAGGGGAACCAGGTGAAAGTGGGCGCGAAAATGTTGCCGGTGGGGGGCAGTTATCGGGAGGTGGTGAAGGGAACTTTATTCGAAAAATAA
- the trmB gene encoding tRNA (guanosine(46)-N7)-methyltransferase TrmB: MATRNKLQKFAEILQMPHVYENFDPRSPELIGAGGEACERKGNWARAHFGNDNPITLELACGRGEYTVDLARQYPDRNFIGVDIKGARIWKGATIAQEEGLKNAAFLRTRIEIIAQFFGQGEIDEIWITFPDPFLKKGKENRRLTAARYLKQYRHILKENGTIHLKTDSRDLYEWTQETFAQQPAVKVLYHDHDIYSKPLPIPELSTETYYEKLHKGLGKTITYTQFQLLPGVKIIGGKGIPGFEVEEE, translated from the coding sequence ATGGCAACGAGAAACAAACTCCAAAAATTCGCCGAAATCCTCCAGATGCCCCACGTCTACGAGAACTTCGATCCCCGGAGCCCGGAACTCATCGGGGCCGGCGGCGAAGCCTGCGAGCGTAAGGGCAACTGGGCCAGGGCCCACTTCGGCAATGACAACCCCATTACCCTCGAACTGGCCTGTGGCCGCGGTGAATACACCGTCGATCTCGCCCGGCAGTACCCGGACCGCAACTTCATCGGCGTCGACATCAAGGGTGCGCGCATCTGGAAGGGGGCCACGATCGCCCAGGAAGAAGGCCTGAAGAACGCCGCCTTTCTCCGGACCCGCATCGAGATCATCGCCCAGTTTTTCGGCCAGGGGGAGATCGATGAGATCTGGATCACCTTCCCCGATCCATTCCTCAAAAAGGGCAAAGAAAACCGCCGGCTCACCGCCGCCCGCTACCTCAAGCAGTACCGCCACATCCTCAAGGAAAACGGTACCATCCACCTGAAAACCGACAGCCGCGACCTCTACGAGTGGACGCAGGAAACCTTCGCCCAACAACCCGCCGTCAAAGTCCTCTACCACGACCACGACATTTACTCCAAACCCCTCCCCATCCCGGAACTCAGCACGGAGACCTACTACGAAAAACTCCACAAGGGGCTCGGGAAGACCATCACTTACACGCAGTTTCAACTGCTCCCCGGGGTGAAGATTATCGGTGGAAAGGGTATTCCTGGGTTTGAGGTGGAGGAGGAATAG
- a CDS encoding LytTR family DNA-binding domain-containing protein, translating to MDGGAIPREYVIYHAATGKTMAIAFLKALEENLPANFMRIHKSYIVAKDTGEILLGIK from the coding sequence TTGGACGGCGGAGCCATCCCCCGCGAATATGTGATCTACCATGCCGCGACGGGGAAAACGATGGCGATTGCCTTCCTCAAAGCGCTGGAGGAAAACCTGCCGGCTAATTTTATGCGTATCCACAAGAGCTACATTGTGGCGAAGGATACGGGGGAAATACTGTTAGGAATCAAGTAG
- a CDS encoding YbaB/EbfC family nucleoid-associated protein, with translation MLGDMMGQMQQMQEQMAKQLAAQTFDAEAGGGAVTVTVTGAREVTNVKIDTEQIDLTDTEGLEDLLVVATNRALEKAAEYEQGQAGNMMNSLLPGGLGSMFGG, from the coding sequence ATGTTAGGAGACATGATGGGCCAGATGCAGCAAATGCAGGAACAAATGGCCAAGCAACTCGCCGCCCAAACTTTTGACGCCGAAGCCGGCGGTGGCGCCGTCACGGTGACCGTCACTGGAGCCCGCGAGGTCACCAACGTCAAGATCGATACCGAACAGATCGACCTGACCGACACCGAAGGCCTCGAAGACCTCCTCGTCGTAGCCACCAACCGGGCCCTCGAAAAAGCCGCCGAGTACGAACAAGGCCAAGCCGGAAACATGATGAACAGCCTCCTCCCCGGCGGCCTCGGCAGCATGTTTGGCGGATAA
- a CDS encoding aldehyde dehydrogenase family protein translates to MSKNPPSTTASHTEAQLRSLLHLQRNFAPALSAQTAAQRKAKLDRMEAWLNKKENVRGLVAALQADFKKPEVETLTSELGVVLSHLRHVRSNLKKWMEPKKLPGALALTGITSYLYLEPKGSALIIAPWNYPFNLTLVPLVYAIAAGCTAVVKPSEMSPATTDFMRRMLDELFEEKEVKVVTGEGDTAAFLTTLPFDHIFFTGSPAIGKKVMAAAAKNLTSVTLELGGKSPAVIDRGVNQRKSAENTAWGKFFNAGQTCIAPDYVLVPEDMADSYVGELAASITRFYGEDPQQSDSLARVITDRHFQRIKALFDDAVAKGATVVCGGQFNAADRYIAPTILTDVTEEMDIMTEEIFGPLWPVVTYQDLDEAVAIINRRPKPLSFYIQSNNRQTINKLKRETSSGGLLVNEYLLGGGSPTVPFGGVNNSGIGKSFGYHGFVEFSNERAVMERKFLDLSVAYPPYTDKVVGLVRRIYGWL, encoded by the coding sequence ATGTCGAAGAATCCACCCTCCACCACGGCGAGCCATACGGAAGCGCAATTGCGGTCCTTACTCCACTTGCAACGGAACTTTGCACCCGCGTTGAGCGCCCAAACGGCCGCGCAGCGCAAAGCGAAACTGGACCGGATGGAAGCCTGGCTAAATAAAAAGGAAAACGTGCGCGGACTGGTGGCCGCGCTGCAAGCCGACTTCAAAAAACCGGAGGTAGAAACGCTCACGAGCGAGCTGGGCGTGGTGCTGAGCCACCTGCGCCACGTGCGGTCCAACCTCAAAAAATGGATGGAACCGAAGAAGCTGCCCGGCGCCCTCGCGCTGACCGGGATTACGAGCTACCTCTACCTCGAACCGAAGGGCAGCGCTCTGATTATCGCCCCGTGGAACTACCCGTTTAACCTGACGCTCGTGCCCCTGGTGTACGCCATTGCGGCCGGGTGTACGGCGGTCGTGAAGCCTTCGGAAATGAGCCCCGCCACGACCGACTTCATGCGGCGAATGCTCGACGAATTATTCGAAGAAAAGGAGGTAAAAGTGGTGACGGGCGAAGGCGATACCGCCGCGTTTTTGACGACGTTGCCCTTCGACCACATTTTCTTCACCGGCAGCCCCGCCATCGGCAAAAAGGTGATGGCCGCCGCCGCGAAAAACCTGACGAGCGTGACGCTGGAACTCGGCGGCAAATCACCCGCCGTGATCGACCGCGGAGTGAACCAGCGAAAATCAGCCGAGAATACCGCGTGGGGAAAGTTCTTCAACGCGGGCCAAACCTGCATTGCGCCGGATTACGTCCTGGTACCCGAAGACATGGCGGATAGCTACGTCGGTGAACTTGCCGCGTCGATCACCCGCTTTTACGGGGAGGACCCACAGCAATCGGACAGCCTCGCCCGCGTCATTACCGACCGCCATTTCCAGCGTATCAAGGCGCTATTTGACGACGCGGTCGCGAAGGGCGCCACCGTAGTTTGTGGCGGGCAGTTCAACGCCGCAGACCGCTACATTGCTCCCACCATCCTGACCGACGTGACGGAAGAAATGGACATCATGACGGAAGAGATCTTCGGCCCGCTCTGGCCCGTCGTCACCTATCAAGACTTGGACGAAGCCGTGGCCATCATCAACCGCCGGCCGAAGCCGCTGTCCTTTTACATCCAATCCAATAACCGCCAAACGATCAATAAACTGAAGCGGGAAACGAGTTCCGGCGGCCTGCTCGTCAACGAATACCTACTGGGCGGTGGCTCCCCGACGGTCCCCTTCGGTGGGGTGAATAATTCCGGGATCGGGAAGTCCTTCGGCTACCACGGTTTCGTGGAGTTCTCCAACGAACGGGCGGTGATGGAGCGCAAATTCCTGGATCTGAGCGTAGCGTACCCGCCGTATACGGATAAGGTGGTGGGGTTGGTGCGACGGATTTATGGGTGGTTGTAG
- a CDS encoding patatin-like phospholipase family protein — translation MPTQPYKDAVFNLLEDLRQEGIHQRRYSDVYDAAGNQYVNFVQEGGGVLGLALVGYTYVLEQMGIRFLGLGGTSAGSINTLLLADAGRPEEAKSMRVLDKVAPKNFMDFVDGGPDAQALITAADKGMLTKVFQLIRNLDELWNDLGINPGKEFERWLRANLQHATVTDLLENLADLPSDLHLRDDLGRERYQLAAEEIGPRLAIVAADITTQTKVDFPAMASLYYAKPGEVNPAEFVRASMSIPAFFEPQRVNLGWIDELPEAERDAMRRSWRREAAFTGNLPKEILFADGGIMSNFPIDLFHGDNQIPNRPTFGVKLGIDRAVAHPTHSLISFARTMFDGVRNLRDFEFLRANPEYKDVVEYIRVDDFDWLNFGITHEEKLALFRRGAEAAARFLRRFNWKRYKATLNRNLLQRIKPAMWQLSELRNLEDILEVFGIVDDKALMDKIEFLRQRPVKYKALWIDDAFTYALPVAILDEMGVDVIVTRSSLDAYAILRARNVDSKDPNERIDLIISDASRQEGGAPESKRGITFAEQLLLSPAYAEIPVLIYAHERTELEVKYLAATGKELPANIKNSRKVNTIVHRHLIAEVVNSVYGRVAE, via the coding sequence ATGCCCACCCAACCCTACAAAGACGCCGTCTTCAACCTCCTCGAAGACCTCCGCCAGGAAGGCATCCACCAGCGCCGGTATTCGGACGTCTACGATGCCGCCGGCAATCAGTACGTGAATTTCGTCCAGGAAGGTGGTGGCGTTCTCGGGCTCGCCCTCGTCGGCTACACCTACGTCCTGGAACAAATGGGCATCCGCTTCCTCGGGCTGGGGGGCACGAGCGCCGGCTCCATTAACACCCTGTTGCTGGCGGACGCCGGCCGCCCGGAGGAAGCCAAAAGCATGCGTGTACTCGATAAAGTGGCCCCAAAAAACTTTATGGACTTCGTTGACGGCGGCCCCGACGCCCAGGCCCTCATCACCGCCGCGGATAAGGGGATGCTCACCAAGGTCTTCCAACTCATTCGTAATCTGGACGAGTTGTGGAACGACCTCGGCATCAATCCGGGCAAGGAATTCGAACGCTGGCTCCGCGCAAACCTCCAACACGCCACGGTAACCGACCTACTGGAAAACCTTGCCGATCTGCCGTCGGATCTCCACCTGCGCGACGACCTCGGCCGGGAACGCTACCAACTCGCCGCCGAGGAGATTGGGCCCCGATTGGCCATCGTCGCGGCGGACATCACCACCCAGACCAAAGTGGACTTCCCCGCCATGGCCAGCCTGTACTACGCAAAGCCGGGGGAAGTCAACCCGGCGGAATTCGTCCGGGCAAGTATGTCCATCCCCGCCTTCTTCGAACCCCAACGCGTCAACCTGGGCTGGATCGACGAACTGCCCGAAGCCGAACGGGATGCCATGCGCCGCAGCTGGCGTAGGGAAGCCGCCTTCACCGGTAACTTACCGAAGGAGATCCTTTTCGCTGACGGTGGAATCATGAGCAATTTCCCCATCGATCTTTTTCACGGGGATAATCAGATTCCTAACCGGCCCACCTTTGGCGTCAAGTTGGGGATCGACCGTGCCGTAGCCCACCCCACTCACTCCCTCATCAGTTTTGCGCGTACCATGTTTGACGGTGTCCGCAACCTACGGGACTTTGAATTCCTGCGCGCCAACCCCGAGTACAAGGACGTCGTAGAATACATCCGGGTGGACGATTTCGACTGGCTCAACTTCGGCATCACCCACGAGGAAAAGCTGGCCCTTTTCCGCCGGGGCGCCGAGGCCGCGGCCCGGTTCCTGCGCCGCTTCAACTGGAAACGCTACAAGGCGACCCTCAACCGCAACCTCCTACAGCGGATCAAACCGGCCATGTGGCAACTTTCCGAACTCCGTAACCTGGAAGATATCCTGGAAGTCTTTGGCATCGTCGACGATAAGGCACTGATGGATAAGATCGAGTTCCTCCGCCAACGCCCGGTGAAGTACAAGGCGCTCTGGATCGACGACGCGTTTACCTACGCTCTACCCGTCGCCATCCTCGATGAGATGGGCGTCGACGTTATCGTCACCCGCTCCAGCCTGGACGCGTACGCCATCCTCCGCGCCCGCAACGTGGATAGCAAAGACCCCAACGAAAGGATCGACCTCATCATTTCCGACGCCAGCCGGCAGGAAGGGGGTGCTCCCGAAAGCAAGCGTGGCATCACCTTCGCGGAGCAACTCCTCCTCAGCCCCGCCTACGCCGAAATCCCCGTCCTCATCTACGCTCACGAGCGTACCGAGTTAGAAGTAAAGTACCTGGCGGCGACGGGCAAGGAATTACCGGCCAACATCAAGAATAGCAGAAAGGTAAATACGATCGTGCACCGGCATTTAATTGCGGAGGTGGTGAATAGTGTTTATGGGCGGGTGGCTGAGTGA
- a CDS encoding glycoside hydrolase family 13 protein, with translation MYPYRLLCSLALLFLAATTLPAQSIQKIEPPNWFTNFQNPEVELLIYGKSLRGLHVTTDYPGVHVVSTTSLENSSYLIVRLHLTEAAQPGTIPLRFYAGDRLVTTHQYPLSAKGTTTLEGFDQSDVIYLITPDRFANGDPENDVVAGLRETTVDRNNPGGRHGGDLKGIIDHISYLDELGVTALWLNPTLENDMAEYSYHGYSTTDSYRTDPRFGTNEQYQDLSRRLRQRGMKLIMDIIPNHLGFNHPFATNPPTKDWINLGNKFKPTNHRRTTVQDPYAAPADAELHTDGWFVQVMPDLNQRQAHLATYLTQHALWWIEYAQLGGLRVDTWPYSDKDFLVDWTGAILREYPEMSIVGEEWSPQPAIISYWQAGKDNHDGYASKLPSLMDFPLQMAVQAGLSEEETWGTGLIKIYETLALDFLYANPHDLVVFPDNHDMDRIFTQVDEDVALWRAALVYHLTTRGIPQLYYGTEILMQNTDYPGDHGVIRTDFPGGWAGDATNGFTGAGLSAEIREQQDWLRQLLNWRKTASTIHHGQLMHFAPQHDGAYVYFRYTDTEKYMIVLNKAENQMLDLSRYADMLTEATQLKDVLSGAEYPINSELPIPSRGGFIYQVK, from the coding sequence ATGTATCCTTACCGATTACTTTGCTCCCTAGCGCTACTTTTTCTGGCTGCCACCACCCTCCCCGCCCAATCCATCCAAAAAATCGAACCCCCAAACTGGTTCACCAACTTCCAAAACCCCGAAGTAGAACTACTCATCTACGGCAAATCCCTCAGGGGCCTTCACGTAACCACCGACTACCCCGGCGTCCACGTCGTCAGCACCACGAGCTTGGAGAATTCGAGTTACCTCATAGTTCGTTTGCACCTCACGGAAGCGGCCCAGCCGGGCACTATACCTCTGCGGTTCTACGCGGGCGACCGGCTCGTCACCACCCACCAATACCCACTATCTGCAAAGGGAACGACCACCCTCGAGGGCTTCGACCAGAGCGACGTCATCTACCTCATCACGCCCGACCGTTTCGCCAACGGCGACCCGGAGAATGACGTAGTGGCCGGCCTTCGGGAAACCACCGTGGACCGCAACAACCCCGGCGGCCGCCACGGCGGTGACCTGAAAGGAATCATCGACCACATTTCCTACCTCGACGAGCTGGGCGTCACCGCCCTCTGGCTCAATCCCACGCTGGAGAACGACATGGCCGAGTACAGCTACCACGGCTACTCCACCACGGACAGCTACCGAACTGACCCCCGCTTCGGGACGAACGAGCAGTACCAGGACCTCAGCCGGCGGCTCCGGCAACGGGGGATGAAGTTGATCATGGACATCATCCCCAACCACCTCGGCTTCAACCACCCCTTTGCCACCAACCCGCCAACGAAAGATTGGATCAACCTGGGCAACAAGTTCAAACCGACCAACCACCGCCGGACTACCGTCCAGGATCCTTACGCCGCGCCCGCCGACGCTGAGTTACACACGGACGGTTGGTTCGTCCAGGTCATGCCCGACCTCAACCAGCGCCAGGCCCACCTGGCTACCTACCTAACGCAGCACGCACTCTGGTGGATCGAGTACGCCCAACTCGGCGGCCTCCGCGTGGACACCTGGCCCTATTCTGATAAGGACTTCCTGGTGGACTGGACGGGCGCCATCCTCCGCGAGTACCCGGAAATGAGTATCGTGGGGGAGGAATGGTCGCCCCAACCCGCCATCATTTCCTACTGGCAGGCCGGTAAGGACAACCACGACGGCTACGCCAGCAAGCTCCCGAGCCTGATGGACTTCCCCCTCCAAATGGCCGTGCAGGCTGGCCTCAGCGAGGAGGAAACCTGGGGCACCGGACTCATCAAGATTTACGAAACCCTGGCCCTCGACTTCCTCTACGCCAACCCCCACGACCTGGTCGTATTCCCCGACAACCACGATATGGACCGCATTTTCACGCAGGTCGACGAAGATGTGGCCCTTTGGCGGGCGGCGCTGGTGTACCACCTCACCACGCGGGGCATTCCTCAGCTGTACTATGGCACCGAAATCCTCATGCAGAACACCGATTATCCGGGCGACCACGGCGTGATCCGCACCGACTTCCCCGGCGGTTGGGCGGGTGACGCCACAAACGGATTTACCGGAGCGGGCTTATCCGCTGAAATTCGTGAACAACAAGACTGGCTCCGCCAACTCCTTAACTGGCGCAAAACGGCTTCCACCATTCACCACGGCCAATTGATGCATTTCGCCCCGCAGCACGACGGGGCTTACGTCTATTTCCGCTATACCGATACGGAGAAATACATGATCGTACTGAATAAGGCCGAAAATCAGATGCTCGATCTATCCCGCTACGCGGATATGCTTACCGAGGCCACTCAACTGAAGGACGTCCTTTCCGGCGCGGAGTATCCAATTAATTCGGAATTACCTATCCCCTCCCGGGGTGGGTTTATTTATCAGGTTAAATAA
- a CDS encoding sodium:proton antiporter, producing MEELAGIIVLGIFAQWLAWKVKVPAILPLIVFGLLVGPLSTLWTESGDKLISPIFSGGPDGKGLFPGRSLFYFVSLAIGIILFEGGLTLKLKEIRETQRSILRLISLGSLITFIGAGLAAHFIMGLTWSISFLFAGLIIVTGPTVIAPILQNIPLNKNVSTVLKWEGILIDPIGALVAVLVFEFIRSAEGGMAFTGHAFGTFIEILLYGGTLGFLAGLALYHIIKRDAVPHYLLNVFILAYVLMVFVLSDVLAHESGLLAVVVMGLVLANKDVPRIKEILSFKESLSVLLISILFILLSANMDMEELQLLYKDWRPITLFAFVALVLRPLSVFASTAGGNLSTPEKLFISWVGPRGIVAAGIASLFGLTLAEEQIPNAEYITPLVFMIVLGTVLLNATTARLVARLLGVIQDTSSGVLILGGNDFALTIASYIKEQGRNVYVVDSNGSNIAKAKEKGLTGIVANIYNTDLAEQYELLDVGYMLAFTGSNEVNDYALSRYTPIFGERGAYRLITADELKKRHQAADDGIFSYSDDFINFSDANREMSVVHERELFSNTEFAELLVAANTEKVIVPLFLKHPDGMLHVIPRDLSTVDVDAGGYHLVYLGNTLPEGANEEEVVMEEGI from the coding sequence ATGGAAGAATTAGCAGGCATCATCGTCCTCGGAATATTCGCGCAGTGGCTCGCGTGGAAGGTCAAGGTACCCGCCATCCTGCCCCTGATCGTCTTCGGCCTCCTCGTAGGGCCGCTCTCCACGTTGTGGACGGAATCCGGCGACAAACTCATCAGCCCCATCTTTTCGGGTGGGCCCGATGGCAAAGGACTTTTCCCCGGCCGTAGCCTCTTCTATTTCGTTTCACTGGCCATCGGTATCATCCTTTTTGAGGGTGGGCTCACGCTCAAACTCAAGGAAATACGGGAGACCCAGCGGTCCATCCTCCGCCTCATCTCCCTCGGTAGCCTTATCACCTTCATCGGTGCGGGTCTCGCCGCTCACTTCATCATGGGCCTGACGTGGAGCATCTCTTTCCTCTTCGCCGGTCTTATTATCGTGACGGGCCCAACGGTGATCGCACCCATCCTACAGAATATCCCGCTGAATAAGAATGTCTCGACCGTACTGAAGTGGGAGGGCATTCTCATCGACCCCATCGGGGCTTTGGTGGCCGTCCTCGTTTTCGAATTCATCCGTTCCGCCGAAGGGGGGATGGCCTTTACCGGCCACGCCTTTGGCACCTTTATCGAGATCCTGCTTTACGGGGGCACCCTTGGTTTCCTGGCGGGATTGGCGCTGTACCACATCATTAAGCGGGACGCCGTCCCCCACTACCTGCTCAACGTTTTCATCCTCGCCTACGTGTTGATGGTCTTCGTATTGAGCGACGTGCTCGCCCACGAATCCGGCCTACTGGCGGTGGTCGTGATGGGGCTCGTACTGGCGAATAAGGACGTCCCGCGCATTAAGGAGATCCTCTCCTTTAAGGAAAGCCTCTCGGTCCTGCTCATCTCCATCCTCTTCATTTTGCTCTCCGCGAACATGGATATGGAAGAGCTCCAGTTGCTCTACAAGGACTGGCGACCGATCACCCTCTTCGCCTTCGTCGCCCTCGTGCTACGGCCCCTCAGTGTATTCGCTTCCACTGCTGGTGGTAACCTGAGTACGCCGGAGAAACTCTTCATTTCCTGGGTCGGGCCCCGCGGTATCGTCGCGGCCGGTATCGCTTCTCTCTTCGGCCTCACGCTGGCGGAGGAGCAGATTCCCAACGCGGAGTACATCACGCCACTGGTCTTCATGATCGTGCTCGGTACGGTATTGCTGAACGCTACGACGGCCCGCCTCGTCGCCCGCTTACTGGGCGTTATTCAGGATACTTCCAGCGGGGTGCTCATCCTTGGTGGTAACGATTTTGCCCTTACGATCGCCAGCTACATCAAGGAGCAGGGGCGCAACGTGTACGTCGTGGACAGCAACGGCAGCAACATTGCCAAGGCCAAGGAAAAAGGGCTGACGGGCATCGTCGCCAACATCTACAATACGGACCTGGCCGAACAGTACGAGCTGCTCGACGTCGGCTACATGCTCGCTTTCACCGGCAGCAACGAGGTCAACGATTACGCTCTCTCCCGCTACACGCCCATCTTCGGCGAACGCGGCGCCTACCGCCTGATTACCGCCGACGAACTCAAGAAACGCCACCAAGCCGCCGACGACGGTATTTTCAGCTACAGCGACGATTTTATCAACTTCAGCGATGCTAACCGGGAGATGTCCGTCGTTCACGAACGGGAACTCTTTAGCAATACGGAATTCGCCGAATTGCTCGTCGCGGCCAATACCGAAAAGGTCATCGTCCCGCTCTTCCTCAAGCACCCCGATGGCATGCTGCACGTCATCCCCCGCGATCTCTCCACCGTCGACGTCGACGCCGGCGGTTATCACCTCGTTTACCTCGGCAATACGCTGCCGGAAGGAGCGAATGAGGAAGAGGTGGTTATGGAAGAAGGGATTTGA